One stretch of Caloenas nicobarica isolate bCalNic1 chromosome 4, bCalNic1.hap1, whole genome shotgun sequence DNA includes these proteins:
- the RBM47 gene encoding RNA-binding protein 47 isoform X1, giving the protein MTAEDSTARMSNDSSNVATTKVPEGVAGAPNEAALLALMERTGYSMIQENGQRKYGGPPPGWEGLHPPRGCEVFVGKIPRDVYEDELVPVFESVGRIYEMRLMMDFDGKNRGYAFVMYTQKHEAKRAVRELNNYEIRPGRLLGVCCSVDNCRLFIGGIPKMKKREEILEEIAKVTEGVLDVIVYASAADKMKNRGFAFVEYESHRAAAMARRKLMPGRIQLWGHQIAVDWAEPEIDVDEDVMETVKILYVRNLMIETTEDTIKKVFGQFNPGCVERVKKIRDYAFVHFTTREDAIHAMNNLNGVELEGSCLEVTLAKPVDKEQYTRYQKAAKGGATATPEVTQQPNYVYSCDPYTLAYYGYPYNALIGPNRDYFVKAGSIRGRGRGAAGSRAPGPRGSYLGGYSAGRGIYSRYHEGKGKQQEKGYELVPNLELPAVNPVAIKPGAVAIPAIGAQYSMFQAAPPAKMMEDGKIHTVEHIINPIAIQQDPASAAAAAAAAAAAVIPAVSTPPPFQGRPITPVYTMAPNVQRIPAAGIYGTSYVPFAAPAAATATIATLQKNAAAAAAYGGYASYIPPAFPAATIQVPIHDIYQTY; this is encoded by the exons ATGACCGCTGAGGATTCAACTGCAAGGATGAGCAACGATTCCTCCAATGTGGCTACCACGAAAGTTCCTGAAGGTGTTGCTGGTGCACCCAAtgaggcagctctgctggccctCATGGAGCGCACTGGATATAGCATGATCCAGGAGAATGGGCAACGCAAGTATGGTGGCCCTCCTCCTGGTTGGGAGGGCCTGCATCCCCCTCGCGGCTGTGAAGTCTTTGTGGGCAAAATCCCCCGCGACGTCTATGAAGATGAGCTCGTCCCTGTGTTTGAGTCCGTTGGTCGCATCTATGAAATGCGCCTGATGATGGACTTTGATGGGAAGAACCGTGGCTACGCCTTCGTGATGTACACACAGAAGCACGAGGCGAAGCGTGCCGTCAGGGAGCTGAACAACTACGAAATCCGCCCCGGCAGGCTGCTGGGTGTGTGCTGCAGCGTGGATAACTGCCGGCTCTTCATCGGAGGCATTCCCAAGatgaagaagagagaggagatcCTGGAAGAGATTGCCAAGGTGACAGAAGGCGTGCTGGATGTCATCGTGTATGCCAGTGCCGCAGACAAGATGAAGAACAGAGGCTTCGCCTTTGTGGAGTATGAGAGCCATCGAGCAGCAGCAATGGCCAGGAGGAAACTCATGCCaggcaggatccagctgtgGGGACACCAAATTGCTGTTGACTGGGCAGAACCAGAGATAGATGTGGATGAAGATGTCATGGAGACTGTTAAAATCCTCTATGTGAGGAATTTAATGATTGAGACCACAGAGGACACCATTAAAAAGGTCTTTGGGCAGTTTAACCCTGGCTGTGTAGAGCGGGTGAAAAAAATACGTGATTACGCCTTTGTGCACTTTACAACCAGGGAAGATGCTATTCATGCCATGAACAACCTTAATGGTGTTGAACTGGAAGGCTCATGCCTGGAGGTTACCTTGGCCAAGCCAGTAGACAAGGAGCAATACACTCGCTaccagaaagcagcaaaaggagGGGCCACAGCAACGCCTGAAGTAACTCAGCAACCTAATTATGTTTACTCTTGTGATCCGTATACACTAGCGTATTATGGATACCCATACAATGCCTTGATCGGGCCCAACAGAGATTACTTTGTGAAAG CAGGCAGCATACGAGGCAGAGGGCGAggtgcagctggcagcagagccccaggCCCCAGGGGCTCCTACCTGGGGGGATACTCCGCTGGCCGCGGCATCTACAGCAGGTACCACgaaggcaaaggaaaacagcaggagaaaggatACGAGCTGGTACCCAACTTGGAGTTACCTGCGGTCAATCCGGTGGCCATCAAGCCTGGTGCAG TGGCCATCCCTGCCATCGGTGCCCAATACTCCATGTTTCAGGCTGCGCCACCAGCCAAGATGATGGAAGACGGCAAAATCCACACTGTTGAGCACATCATCAACCCTATAGCCATTCAGCAGGACCCAGCcagtgcagcagctgctgcagcagccgctgccgcaGCCGTAATACCAGCTGTCTCAACGCCTCCCCCATTCCAG GGCCGCCCCATCACGCCGGTGTACACCATGGCTCCCAACGTGCAACGGATCCCCGCTGCCGGGATTTACGGGACAAGTTACGTGCCGTTTGCAGCACCCGCCGCAGCGACGGCGACGATAGCCACGCTACAGAAGAacgctgccgctgctgctgcctaTGGAGGATACGCCAGCTACATCCCCCCAGCGTTCCCAGCTGCCACCATCCAGGTCCCCATCCACGACATCTACCAGACGTACTGA
- the RBM47 gene encoding RNA-binding protein 47 isoform X2 — MTAEDSTARMSNDSSNVATTKVPEGVAGAPNEAALLALMERTGYSMIQENGQRKYGGPPPGWEGLHPPRGCEVFVGKIPRDVYEDELVPVFESVGRIYEMRLMMDFDGKNRGYAFVMYTQKHEAKRAVRELNNYEIRPGRLLGVCCSVDNCRLFIGGIPKMKKREEILEEIAKVTEGVLDVIVYASAADKMKNRGFAFVEYESHRAAAMARRKLMPGRIQLWGHQIAVDWAEPEIDVDEDVMETVKILYVRNLMIETTEDTIKKVFGQFNPGCVERVKKIRDYAFVHFTTREDAIHAMNNLNGVELEGSCLEVTLAKPVDKEQYTRYQKAAKGGATATPEVTQQPNYVYSCDPYTLAYYGYPYNALIGPNRDYFVKVAIPAIGAQYSMFQAAPPAKMMEDGKIHTVEHIINPIAIQQDPASAAAAAAAAAAAVIPAVSTPPPFQGRPITPVYTMAPNVQRIPAAGIYGTSYVPFAAPAAATATIATLQKNAAAAAAYGGYASYIPPAFPAATIQVPIHDIYQTY; from the exons ATGACCGCTGAGGATTCAACTGCAAGGATGAGCAACGATTCCTCCAATGTGGCTACCACGAAAGTTCCTGAAGGTGTTGCTGGTGCACCCAAtgaggcagctctgctggccctCATGGAGCGCACTGGATATAGCATGATCCAGGAGAATGGGCAACGCAAGTATGGTGGCCCTCCTCCTGGTTGGGAGGGCCTGCATCCCCCTCGCGGCTGTGAAGTCTTTGTGGGCAAAATCCCCCGCGACGTCTATGAAGATGAGCTCGTCCCTGTGTTTGAGTCCGTTGGTCGCATCTATGAAATGCGCCTGATGATGGACTTTGATGGGAAGAACCGTGGCTACGCCTTCGTGATGTACACACAGAAGCACGAGGCGAAGCGTGCCGTCAGGGAGCTGAACAACTACGAAATCCGCCCCGGCAGGCTGCTGGGTGTGTGCTGCAGCGTGGATAACTGCCGGCTCTTCATCGGAGGCATTCCCAAGatgaagaagagagaggagatcCTGGAAGAGATTGCCAAGGTGACAGAAGGCGTGCTGGATGTCATCGTGTATGCCAGTGCCGCAGACAAGATGAAGAACAGAGGCTTCGCCTTTGTGGAGTATGAGAGCCATCGAGCAGCAGCAATGGCCAGGAGGAAACTCATGCCaggcaggatccagctgtgGGGACACCAAATTGCTGTTGACTGGGCAGAACCAGAGATAGATGTGGATGAAGATGTCATGGAGACTGTTAAAATCCTCTATGTGAGGAATTTAATGATTGAGACCACAGAGGACACCATTAAAAAGGTCTTTGGGCAGTTTAACCCTGGCTGTGTAGAGCGGGTGAAAAAAATACGTGATTACGCCTTTGTGCACTTTACAACCAGGGAAGATGCTATTCATGCCATGAACAACCTTAATGGTGTTGAACTGGAAGGCTCATGCCTGGAGGTTACCTTGGCCAAGCCAGTAGACAAGGAGCAATACACTCGCTaccagaaagcagcaaaaggagGGGCCACAGCAACGCCTGAAGTAACTCAGCAACCTAATTATGTTTACTCTTGTGATCCGTATACACTAGCGTATTATGGATACCCATACAATGCCTTGATCGGGCCCAACAGAGATTACTTTGTGAAAG TGGCCATCCCTGCCATCGGTGCCCAATACTCCATGTTTCAGGCTGCGCCACCAGCCAAGATGATGGAAGACGGCAAAATCCACACTGTTGAGCACATCATCAACCCTATAGCCATTCAGCAGGACCCAGCcagtgcagcagctgctgcagcagccgctgccgcaGCCGTAATACCAGCTGTCTCAACGCCTCCCCCATTCCAG GGCCGCCCCATCACGCCGGTGTACACCATGGCTCCCAACGTGCAACGGATCCCCGCTGCCGGGATTTACGGGACAAGTTACGTGCCGTTTGCAGCACCCGCCGCAGCGACGGCGACGATAGCCACGCTACAGAAGAacgctgccgctgctgctgcctaTGGAGGATACGCCAGCTACATCCCCCCAGCGTTCCCAGCTGCCACCATCCAGGTCCCCATCCACGACATCTACCAGACGTACTGA